The genomic interval aaatgaagctTTTCTTGGCATAGGCACAAGAGGATGGAGTGATTTTCCACCTGGGTCAAACGCTCCATCATCCGGCCTCTTTTCAGGGGTTAAAGAAGCTTCTGGTTTGCATATTGTAGCATTTTCACCAGATCCATCTAATTGTTTCCCATAGGCACATTGCTGATGTTTGATTCCCAATTCTTCAGAAGGTTGCTTCAAACCAGAGGTTTTTAAGGTAGTTCTATTACATCCAGATGGATCAGGCTCAGAGCAAGTGAGATCTTGACACTCAGGCACACAGTCGTGTGGTATAGCCTCTTCGGCAACACCAGCCACCACCTCTTGAATATTTTCAGTATTGCATGTATCATTATTCTGGTCCAAAGATGTGGAACGTGTCCTCTGTGATCGGTTATCGTGCTCTGATAAAAGCTCATCACAGAGTGCTTGATCCTCTTCACTCTCAATTTTAGCCTTGTCCATTATAGAACATTTTACAACCTTTCTACCTCTGTCCTTGTGCTTCTCTACTTTACAGTCTTTGTCCAAACTCTTCTCAAGCTTCTCCAcctcccttttctccttttccagTTGTAACCGGAAagcctccctctctttgttcACACTTGATGACCTGTTTGTATCTAAAGGTTTGCTCCCCTCAAGTTCATTGTTGGAGTTTTCTTCACAGTGTCGGAGCTCATGGATCTTCAGGTTCTCCTCCATGATCAACGCATCCAGAAAGTGAACTGCCCTGAGCTCTGTCAGCAGATCCGGCCTGCTAAGAATTGCTGCTGTACCCGCTTCTGTTGTAGTGTCGGTGCACTGCCCATCATCCTCAGAAGCCTTAGTTTCACTTGCAGATCCAGTTGATCTGGGCTCACTGAGGTTGTCATTTTCTACAGGGTCCAAGTCATCTTCATCTTCAAGGCCAAGAACACCAGCTTCAGCCAACTCACTGGATGACATCTATAAAAACGAGCATAAGCAGATAAAgcataacaaacaaacactgtttggGTTTACACTGGTTGTATAAACTGTAGTTTAGTTTTTCTCTGGTCACTGAACTTAAAGCCACATTATGAAGGTGTTGAATGTATGGTATGTCTATAGAGGAATTATGTTTGACAAATGAGACTGCTTGCATAACAAGCCGCTGCTTCACTGTGGGCcactgtgaaaaagaaaaaaacaggtaaaaaaaaaaaaaaaaagatagaaaggAGTAACACTTTCAAGAATGCAGTTCAAGAGAAAAGACACTTATTCATCAGATGATCACTTTGGCACTTTGCAATATCAAACCAAAGCCAATAATGAGCAGTCTCCCATCATAGCTTACACCCTTGACGTGATCTGTGATTAACATACCATACCAAGCTGCTCCTCACTGTCCCACACTGGCCAATGACTGTGCCTGTGGTCTGACCTCAGCAGGGCCTCCAGCACAGCCTCCTGAGCCAGaacattttcctcttcctgcagaaacagacatttGACAAGTAAGATGTGAAAGCATGTCAACAGGTTGTTGTAACTTGTTGCTGGGAAACTGATGTTATTTTGCATGTTAAAGATTTCAGCAGTGAAAATTATCACTTGTTGCAGTTCTTCATGGCAGCAATCACCCACTCGCTTACTCAAATGGTTAATTTCTTACCTCCAGTATTTCATCAGCCCGGCCCAGGATCTTCTCCACCTCCCTCAAACCCTCCTGCTCCTTCTCATCCCAGTCCTTTTGGGAGATATCAATCACACTGtaggggggggagggggggcgCAGAGAGAATCAGAATTGCTATTTCTTCTAGCCAATGTAATAGTACATACACTGGCAAAATTCTAAAAGCCATACACTTTCAACAGTCAGTTCCACTTAGAAgttgaactttttcttttttttttgcccaatGACGATAGTTCATGTAAAGTACAAATGAATACATTCATTCTCTTACAGATGAAAGTTTAAACTGAAGcaaaaaaacatgcttttgcTAAACTGGATACACTCAGATATGACCAGTAGTACAGTAAAGTCCATTTGTGGATCCTGTTTCTTCTCTACTTGCGCTACTGCTACACTACGTTTTACCAGTAACTCCTAATTAACCATTTGTTAATTGTGTCTGTCCAGCTCTGGCTCAGAAGCTGTAAAGGTATGGCAGGCCTGTCCTGTTTTTCTGGTTATTCTGGCTGATCAgagctcaggttgaaggtgAGCCAAACCATGCCTGGGGTGTACATGAGGTCACCAGATACTTTAACCTAATTAGAATGATTACATTTGTCCCACCCAAATAGGTGCAATTAAGCTGACAGGAGAGCAAGGGATGTATCAATATAACAGTCTATACATCCCCACACAGCCTGATCAGTGAAAATAACTGAactcacctgtgtgggtgtacaTTAGGTGTGCAGGGCCTTTAAGACAAATTAGCTATCTAGCTAGAGCTCAGCACCACACTGGCtgctttttatattatatttaatgaGATCTGTGGCCGAACGGAGGCATTACCCATCAACACCATCCTGATTCTGGTCATGCAGGTCATACGAATCCCAGAGAAGAGTAGGAATCCCTTCTGTGGTGCAGATGGACTTGTCTCTTCCATCTGTTATAGTGCTGGAGAGTATGTTGCAGATGGGACTTAATTCTGGATCCTCAAAACTGCTTTGTGAATGTAGTATCCAGTCCCTGTTCTCTGGGCCTCTGGGCTGTGTGCTGCTCAACACCTCTGTCTTTGTGGGCTGATCCTGGGGCCTGCTTGGAGTTGGGACTGATGCATGGGTCTGAGGGATTGTGGAAATGTAGGTCTGTCTTCTGCAGTGTGGGGTTGTGTGTGATGGTGACAGTGTATGAGTTTTCCAGATCATCTACTGGCAAGCTAAGCCAAGGATTATTAGGTAGCGCAGCGGAGCGCTTCACTTTGATCTCAAAGTCAAGGGAATCCTTGGTTACTTTAGGGATGATCTGGATGCTAGCCCTAGAGGGGTTTCCCACAGAGCCAAAGTCAAACTCCTCTCTTTGATCCTCAGGATCTGAAACACTGGAGATGTTCTTTTCATGGATTTGAGGATGGCTCATCGCAGGTTTCACAGAGTCACTGGCCCCAGCTAATCTAGACAGACCTTCCACTCCTTCCCTCCACCCCCAGGCCTCCAGCTGGCTGCTCCCTGCTCCATCAAAAGCCTGAGTCAAATGAGCTGAGGGAGGGGGGTTTGCCCTCAGCTGACACCATCCCAGAAACTGCAGTAGAAGGAGAAGTTCCAAGAGGACTTGCTGCTTCCTTACCACTTTCACATTTAGAGAGTTCGGATTCTGAAGGTCTGTCTTGAACATCCTTGGCTGTTCTGTTTGTAGCACTGTCAGCAGAGGACTGATTTAACTGTCTGCCCCACAACAACTCATACTGCCACTGTAAGGCCTGCTGGAGGTGACCCACAGCCACAGGTCCTGAAGAAATCAGAAGTTTCCTCAGGGTCATGCacctgatgaataaaaaaaagatgactgtAAAACTGGCCATGTTTCAGAATATATGGCAACAATCTAAATGAGACTGTGGGAgacctgagcagctccttcagcaacagactgctgcatccatGGTGCAAGAAGGAGCGCTACCGCaggtcatttattccaacaaccatcagactgtacaacactAGTCTGAttcaacaataaacctgcactctggactcccactttctggtcactttTTTTGGACATACTTTCACCTGTAATACAAACtgcatatttatgtttattagtTTTTATGCAGCTTTTTGCACTTAAATCTTTATCCTTCTGTGCCtcctttatatttttcttttgtctattcttcactcttgttttgttcTCGCTGCTGTAAAgagtgaatttcccacaagtgggataaataaagtcttaTTTATCTTATTATCTTATCTTTACCTTAAAATACTGTGGTGTGGATAGCAATGAGTTTAGTAATAGACTCTTTGAGCACTGTGTCTGTTCAACCAAATATACAATTGGTGCTGATGAGTAAGCACAAGACTAATACAGAGACTGTAACAGGCTTCCCTTTATAATCTCCTATCTCCGTTCTCTCTTACCGCTGAGACATCTGCTTGCCCGCCTGATGGACTGCATCATCTGGGATGACATTAGACAGATGAGCCAGATGAACCAGCTCTTCCATATGTGGGGGAGGGTTCTTCTTTAGAAAAGTGGACAGTTTGTGCCTCCATGCAGGAACTGACCCCcagttcctcctctgctgctgtgtgggaACACCATCTACATTAACACCTGACAGGAGCTCCTGGAGGAAGTTCTCACAGAGGACCAGACTGTACCAGCTGTTGGCCTGTAAGAGGAACAGTTCACAGTTCAGCTTCCATGGTTTAGACAGCTCACAGTTAAGCAGACTATTTAACTATCAACAAGGcttgaataaaaacatttgtaaagCTTTCAGCTCTTACTTATGAACTGACTTCAGCTGTTTCACATCAACTCACACCTCAAGTATTTTCAAAGCTCACATTTAATGTTCTTCAAACACTTCAGCTCAGATGGCAACTCAAATAAAATTTTGCAAAAACAAATTGTTGATACTTTCagatattttaatgtttcatttgtttatgcTATAATAGTAAAGTCAAGACGATGATATGTAATAGAATTTTTATTTGAGACATACTTTCAAAATGATTCATGATATGATTAATAGGTTATTAAAATTGTTAATTTTCCCACAATCAGCTAACCAACCGATCTTTTCAGCATCTTCACACCATTTGCTGCAGTTGATCTGTGATCTTTAGACTACAGCAGCAAACTTGCCTTGTTGAAGTAGTGATGGTAGTTGGAAACTGCTCTGAGGGTTTGGAAAATGAAGtgcacagcagagcagagtttcTCTTTCAGCCTCTCCAGATCCAGGGCCCAGCGCTCCCGGCTCTGACCATCAAAAGGCAGGATCTCTGCTAACGTGTGGATCACGTCTTCAGCACGGCGAACAAGTGCCTGAAGGGTGGGAGGTTATTTAAAGAGAAGAGTGAGGTGGACAGCAAAACTTAACATGAGTTAAATCATAGGGAATATGACAtataaatatgaaagaaaacatgttaaGCAAAGTTAAGAAACAGAACACATCAACTTAATGAGTACCATGGCAGGAGTGTGAATGGACGCCTCAAAATGCGACACCAACATTGCTGCCTTAGCAGCATCCTTGGCGATCTCTATTTTATAAGGCTGGAGCTTCTCTTGAAGAAGAATTTCAATCTGCTCTGTGACCTGTAAGCACAATTAAACACATTCAATTCATAGAGGTAGACTGACATTTTAACCACAGCTACTTACACATCTTGCCGTAAGAGGAGTACGGAGGCATTCTAAAGGTCTCACACTATCATACTCATTAAGGTCAGAACTGCAGTGTTAAAAACCTTGAGGATCCAATGAGAAGTAAAAGAATCAgtcaccatagcaacagcaACATCCTAAGATTATCTTAAAGTTTTTCATCAAATATTCATCAATATGGCAATGCATTTACTTTccaagacagagacacacaggagatGTTTACAGGGAACTGGTCAGTTTTAAATTCTATGAAATCTAAGTGTGAATATAAtttatacaacaagtagttccgaccgagcaatctgattggtccacaagacatttagaatgtgctcaaatcagcataacagcacaccttactcatcactaaaaatattactccgccatatacattttactttgttggtaatagtttTATAATCGCAAGATTACACTCGAAGGTGTGCTTTAACCTTCGAGTTGTCATTTGAGCAAGCGCTCGGCTTCTCCATCAGCCGTGCGGTGACACGGCGCTATGACTTAAATTTATGTAACGTTTGCGgtgcagaagctacatctgtgtgatgtatctccatggaaacgggaaaaCACTCGCCAAACCTTTtcattttgagagcaaattgctcctcaacatgaacagattttgtttatacattttactttgttggtaatagttgtataatcgtGATATTATAgtcgagggtgtgctttaacgtcatttgagcacgacagtgatgctTGCGGACCTCGgcactgaagtgctcaaatgaaGCACACCCTCTCAGTTAATATTGTTTAATTACATCCTTCCCTTCTGTAGTTAAATAATGCTATGGTTACAGAGAGCACATAAAGAACTAACTAATTATGAGAATTATTAGTCAAGACTGAAATTTAACCTTGTGTTATGGGTAACACATGATCTTTAAAAGAGGAGGCAATTACTGTATGTTTACTTGATTTcacttgtgtttcttttattttttttatttatttactcttcTCACTTACTAATTGATCAGGGAaaacccacacactcacatgttgACAGTCATATTTTACTATGGTTACCAAATTATTtgcatgaatacattttttgaaCTTAAAAAACACTTCCTTGACAACTCAGTCAGAAAATGTGATAGTAGTTTAACTTTTGCATTCATGCTAAAACCACATATATTTTGACATCATGTGGTTAGTCCATTTTGCttacaaaactacaaagaccaCCAGAGTCCACTTGTAAGCAGACCATGACCCTACTGTTCAGGtggtctctgctctgctgttgaATCTGCCACTAAACTTTAATTGACATCTTTCACACCAGCtcaaatgaaacacactgaccGGGTAAATGCACTACAGTTTCGTTTATAAAGCAAACCAAACAGGTTAGGAATGAAAGCAGTTGTCAGCTGACCCACCTGCAGTGCATCCTCTCGCAGCTGaaacacctgcagctgcagacgGGCCTGAGAAAAGGCCTGCTGCCACAGCAGCTCCACTTTTTCCACAGCTGCAGTTATCCTGTTAAATGCAAAAGGACCTTAAATTAATAGTTGGCATCATCAGCTGATATTCATTTCAGCATACTGTATGCAGTTTGGTGTGGTGAATGCTTTTATCAGCCTTCACAGTTAATGTTTCCTGAAAAGGCCTTTATTAAATGCATATTTGTACCCTACAACTTACTTGTTGCTCTCTCATTCTTAATTCTTCATGACCCTTTACTTGTCTAACTCATGAGCTGTAGCTCTACCTATTGTGCAACACAGGATCATTGCAACATTGCTATGTGGTATGCATGGGGAGTGTTATTACAGAGGATTAGGAGAGATAAAGATAAAGGCATTTTAGAGCAGTTCTCTTTTCTGTGGCTGGGCGGGCTGCCTGCAGTACCTGCTGTGGTTCTGGAGCATGTCGAAGGTGGTGTGGGTGAAGAGGGCAGTGCCAGCCATTTCCTGGTAGCACAGCTCTTTCTCAGGGTGACGCAGCTTCTCCACTACACTCTCACAGTGCCTCAGCAGCTCATCCAACCCCAGTTCCCTGCACAccacaacacagaaatattaaCACAGGTTAGCTTGAATATGGTGCAGTAGTTAAGAGAATATTAATTAGACAGTTCAGTGTTATTCTTTTTTGGTGAGGCAGCCTACACGGGTCCTTGTTATTCTGTGGGAAAACTGGCTGCACTTAGCTTTCACAGCAGTACATTCCACAGTGAGGTCAGAGCACAAGCTTCTTTCTAAACCAGCAATTTAGTATCATTTTCATTAGACACAACTTCAGTGTTCTGAATGaacttgtgttttgtgtttcacatGAGGATTCAagttcatgttaatgtttggcATTCAATTGGTTAAACCCCCAAGAATGCTATTGCTACAAAACTGGCAACAGTGATGAATGATTAGGTTTCTTGCCTGTCACTTTTATGCTGAGGCATAAAAAgaggtgaaaacaaaagtgacCAATTTCCACAGAGTCTGACTACTTACTGAACCTCAATACTTTTTTTGGTACAGACAAAAATGCATTTATAGCAGCAAATATCAATAAAttattacagtacagtaaacaTCAGATTTGTAGCTTCACTTGTTCTTTGATCAGTTAGTTCCTAATTTAAATTCATGGTCATAGTAAGGTGTTGCAAAAATGATCATTTTGCTAGCTAAATCTAGCAGTAATGCCAAATCAATTCTGTAAAAATTAATGTCATCATTATCAAGACTATCTAATGAGACTGCCCAAGTGTGGATAACACCTTGAAGATGATATTCCCTATTGGAaagggaacaaaaaaaaaaaacacccatgTATCTGAACCTTCACAATCCTCTGCCCTGTCAGGCTAGAACTGTCTTTACATACCAGGAAACAAAATCTTTGaatggattaaaaaataaataaattaataaatgtgGACAATTTTGTTGGTACCATTACAGCATTTGGAAACAATACTTCATTCCTCCTAAAAagtgattaaattaaaagcaaCAGTCATATATTCCTGCCTGGATGTGGCTCCAAGAAGCAGTGCAGCCGCAGGTTGATcagagagatagagatggaAAACATCCAAAGCAATTCAAGCTGAACTCCCAGGTCAAGATAAGTCACTATCTGATCACACCATCCATCACCTTTTAGACAACAATGGAGTCCATGACAACAATGGACTTCATTCATGAGGACTCATGAATgaaacaataacatttttttaaatgactggaATTTGCTAAAATGCATGTTGACAAGCTACAAAGTTTCTGGGAGAATGTCCTTCGACTGATAAAACTGGAGCCTTTTGGCAAGTAACATCAGCTTTAGGTTCACAGACCAAAAAAAGCTTTAGAAGAAAAGATCACCATTCttaatggaaaatggaaacatGGAGGGGTCTCATCATGTGTTGGGGCTGCTTTGCTGTGTCTGACACAGGGGACATTGAATCTGTGCAGGGCACAATGAAGGCTCAAGACTCTAAAGGCATTCTGGAGAAAAACATACTGTGTCAGAAAGCTCAGCCTCAGTCGCAGGTCATGGGTCCTCCAACAGCATAATGACCTGGACTCTTCTGGAACGGCCCTCTATGAGCCCTGATCTTAATTCTATTCAACATCTATGGAAAGACCTAATAAATACAGTGTGCAGAAGGCACCCTTCAAACCTGAGACAGCTAGAGCACTTTGCTCAGGAAGAGTGGGCCAAAATACCAGTTACCATTCAGAAATCTCATTGTGAACTACTGTGATTGCTTGTTGGCAGTGATTGCTGATTAAAGTTGTGcaacaaaatattaagttaaGGGTACCAtcttttttgtccattttcatttggtttattaTCTAAAATATTCAGTATCTGAATCAAAAGCAATGTCTGATTTGTGTTAAACATGGAATAAACAATGACTGATGACAttcatttttgtccatttcaaattatttcagagATAGTTGTGGGTCCTTCTTTTTCATGGAAGGGTACCAACAAATTTGTCCCTATCTGtatataaagacaaaaagaagataaagaaaaggCTGGTAAAGTGGCATCAGTACCCATTTCAAGACATGTCAGGCTTAGCGCTAAATGACCAGATTTGGTTCAGTCTTCATGAGTCGAAGACTGACTTTGTCAGGTCCAAAACTTCCTCACAGAAGAGGAGACTTTATAATACTGAGTTGCTACCTTACCTGAACACAGGTGACTTAGCAACTAGTACAAGTTACCTGAGAACATCAAGTTAAAAATCaaagcaacattaaaataagTCTAATACTCAGGTAAGAAACAGAGGCcacaggaggagcagaagagcAGTTGTGAGTCTGACCTCCTGAGCTGCTGGAACTTGGCCTCATTGGTGGAGCAGAACCATTGGAGCTCTCTGAAGGTGGTGGGCAGTGGCAGCCGGGACAGAGCCTGCAGAGTGGAGATACATGAGGGCAGCCGCTGGACCACAGACAGGAACTCCTGGACAAACGCATCAATCTCCTGCAGGGAGCAAAGCAGAGCCACAGTCACTTTAAAATGCCACCATCATAATAAGACCAAGATGGTTCATGTGAAGTTTTCATTATAAAACAAGGTCAGAACTTTCAAGTTTTTACTGATAACATGTTGTAGTCTAACTGTAATCAATGCTGATCAAATCAAGCTGATGATGGGGTAATTATAAGGCTGCTCTGATTTATGCTCAGAAGTTTCTGTAATTACTAAATACCCCCTCAACCTAAATGGAGGTCTACTGGAGATTGTGTAGTTGCATCCTAAATAGGTCTCCTATAGGCAGT from Lates calcarifer isolate ASB-BC8 linkage group LG7_1, TLL_Latcal_v3, whole genome shotgun sequence carries:
- the si:ch211-241j12.4 gene encoding puratrophin-1, with the protein product MSRHTTDVQESVQEYVPSLPLPADHVLNSGAVLFPGAFDQHGCPLIVFPVEGQGKLFSELSTAEVVDFINYFLCLHNKRQEKESLVSVVADLRHASLPATRFIAETLLLLELHKRTVHSVYIIQPKKKDVVKLLLKLLAPARCHAASFKKVFLKEISELSTYIDRSQLTASLGGYLIYCHQSWVAFIKEIDAFVQEFLSVVQRLPSCISTLQALSRLPLPTTFRELQWFCSTNEAKFQQLRRELGLDELLRHCESVVEKLRHPEKELCYQEMAGTALFTHTTFDMLQNHSRITAAVEKVELLWQQAFSQARLQLQVFQLREDALQVTEQIEILLQEKLQPYKIEIAKDAAKAAMLVSHFEASIHTPAMALVRRAEDVIHTLAEILPFDGQSRERWALDLERLKEKLCSAVHFIFQTLRAVSNYHHYFNKANSWYSLVLCENFLQELLSGVNVDGVPTQQQRRNWGSVPAWRHKLSTFLKKNPPPHMEELVHLAHLSNVIPDDAVHQAGKQMSQRCMTLRKLLISSGPVAVGHLQQALQWQYELLWGRQLNQSSADSATNRTAKDVQDRPSESELSKCESGKEAASPLGTSPSTAVSGMVSAEGKPPSLSSFDSGF